One window from the genome of Gadus macrocephalus chromosome 7, ASM3116895v1 encodes:
- the sult1st5 gene encoding sulfotransferase family 1, cytosolic sulfotransferase 5 translates to MANKVTRCTLQEVHGIPLLEPIVQHWEKVEAFQAFPEDLLIVTYPKAGTTWTQEIVDLILHGGDAEMVRRAPTSTRMPFLEFSSPIASLPGITQLEKMDPPRVIKSHLPIQLLPKSFWESGSKVIYVARNPKDTLVSYFHFDRMNMIQPEPGPWSGYQKKFMEGQLGWGSWYEHVKGYWKEKDKRNIHYLFFEDMKENPAREIQRIAKFLGHRLSEDILNNIVQLTTFDAMRENPMANYSSVPGNIFDRKASDFLRKGEVGDWKNHLSPEENAAFEKHYVETMSDCEIPFRFVI, encoded by the exons ATGGCGAAC AAGGTAACCCGATGCACCTTGCAAGAGGTCCATGGCATCCCTTTGCTGGAGCCCATAGTCCAGCACTGGGAGAAAGTCGAGGCCTTTCAAGCGTTTCCAGAAGACCTACTCATCGTCACATACCCAAAGGCAG GTACTACATGGACGCAGGAGATCGTAGATTTGATCTTGCACGGCGGCGATGCGGAGATGGTGAGGCGGGCTCCGACAAGCACCCGCATGCCCTTCCTGGAGTTCAGCTCGCCCATAGCATCTCTCCCCG GGATTACTCAACTCGAGAAGATGGATCCTCCTCGTGTGATCAAGAGTCATCTACCCATCCAGCTGCTGCCTAAGTCCTTCTGGGAATCAGGAAGCAAG GTTATCTATGTGGCTCGGAACCCTAAAGACACCTTGGTGTCCTATTTTCACTTTGACCGCATGAACATGATTCAGCCGGAGCCGGGACCATGGTCAGGGTACCAGAAGAAGTTCATGGAAGGACAAT TGGGATGGGGATCGTGGTACGAACATGTCAAAGGTTATTGGAAGGAGAAGGACAAAAGGAATATACACTATCTTTTCTTCGAGGACATGAAAGAG AATCCTGCCAGGGAGATTCAGCGTATTGCCAAGTTCCTTGGTCACCGCTTGTCAGAAGACATTCTCAACAATATCGTGCAATTGACGACGTTTGATGCCATGCGAGAAAACCCAATGGCCAACTACTCCTCAGTACCAGGGAACATCTTTGACCGGAAGGCGTCTGACTTCTTGAGAAAAG GGGAGGTTGGTGACTGGAAGAATCACTTGAGTCCTGAGGAAAACGCTGCATTTGAAAAGCATTATGTGGAAACCATGTCTGACTGTGAGATTCCCTTCCGTTTTGTGATTTAA
- the tmem82 gene encoding transmembrane protein 82, translated as MLSLIYWFIHKLNWWPVPDANPLDCLLQGVIGACGIWVLRDITRVHLFLEQQRHDATAGQKRPLRHDSRARSGLARTLQAVVLVVLLTLVGSRVASLVVLEFSLRAISSWFTDGLESRECQLVLVQCHFSLGCALSCSLHFFHEGAPQRLLSLMLVAALGWLLSNQTSRLLHHVEALYTLHSSRSYCGVCMTLLSTGGSLLPMLLRRTLIATFSVAVLASISIVNRHFASATEALKFWTPLTICYTLLVVYMQDERSRARAGQQQQQQLLKAVAVRLGGLLVLMLTVGRWADVVHILICFLGEAVCLVAARDLLAARTPLSDQEDFEDYNEEEIQQKETKTRLQLSNHTGK; from the exons ATGTTATCTTTGATATACTGGTTTATACACAAGCTAAACTGGTGGCCGGTTCCGGACGCCAATCCGTTAGATTGTTTACTTCAAG GAGTTATCGGTGCTTGTGGAATCTGGGTCCTGCGGGACATCACGAGGGTGCACCTGTTTCTAGAGCAGCAGCG CCATGACGCCACGGCCGGCCAGAAGCGACCGCTCCGACATGATAGCAGAGCTAGAAGCGGCCTGGCCCGGACCCTGCAGGCTGTGGTCTTGGTGGTTCTGCTGACCCTAGTGGGTTCCAGAGTGGCCTCGCTGGTGGTTCTTGAATTCTCTCTACGCGCCATCTCTTCTTGGTTTACCGATGGGCTA GAATCAAGGGAATGTCAGCTGGTGCTCGTCCAGTGTCACTTCTCCTTAGGTTGTGCCCTAAGCTGCAGTCTACACTTTTTCCACGAGGGGGCGCCACAGCGTTTGCTTTCGTTGATGTTGGTGGCAGCGCTCGGGTGGCTCTTATCCAATCAGACGTCCCGGTTGCTGCACCACGTGGAGGCGCTGTACACACTCCACAGCTCGCGAAGCTACTGCGGCGTGTGTATGACCCTGCTGTCCACGGGGGGGTCCCTGCTGCCCATGCTACTACGCAGGACTTTGATCGCCACCTTCTCTGTCGCTGTGCTGGCCTCCATATCCATTGTGAACAGACACTTTGCTTCTGCCACTGAGGCACTGAAGTTTTGGACTCCACTGACTATTTGCTACACCTTGTTGGTTGTGTACATGCAAG ACGAACGGAGCCGTGCGCGcgccggccagcagcagcagcagcagctgctgaagGCGGTGGCCGTGCGTCTTGGGGGTCTATTGGTGCTGATGCTGACTGTCGGTCGCTGGGCAGATGTGGTCCACATCCTAATCTGCTTCCTGGGAGAGGCTGTGTGTCTCGTTGCCGCCCGGGACCTGCTGGCTGCTAGGACACCCCTTTCG GATCAGGAGGATTTTGAGGACTACAACGAAGAAGAGATCCaacaaaaagaaaccaagacACGCCTACAATTATCAAATcatacagggaaataa